Below is a window of Phycisphaerae bacterium DNA.
CGTCCGCGATGGTTGTCGGCTTGATCTCAAAGGGAGCAAGCGCGTTTCCAACGGATCGATAGCCGCGATAGGGGTTTACGATGTAATATCGGTAGCGGCTGATGGCGTCGGGGTTCACCCCGGGCGTGTCGCTGATCTCCCACTGCGGATCCCGGACATATTCCTTTCCGGCCTGGTTTGACCAGGCGAAGTCGTCCACCATCTGGTAGTGTTCGACGTTTGCCGCGGGTTCGCCGGTGTTGATCGTATTGACTTCGGTGCCGAAATCGACGTGGTCGTCGAAGTTGACATCGTGTCGCACGTCCTTGTGAAAAGCATAGCCGGGGCCATATACGCTCGCGCCAAATTCGTCGATGGAATGATGCGTCCGTTTGCGCACAAGCACATAGGTGGACGACCCGCTGTCGTCGAGGCCGCCGGCCGTGTCCGGACTTGTGGGGATGTGAGCGGCCGTGAAACTCACGACAGTAGTCGCGGGGGGAATGAGATTGAGGTCAATGAGATTGGAGAAACCGAGCGTGTCGTTATAAAGCACGAGGAAGCCGTTGGAGCCGAGCGTCAGCCCGTCGAGGGAGTATGCCTCGTCGATCTCCGGGACGACATCTCCCGGATCAATCACGCCGTTGCGATTGAAATCCTGTCCGCCCTTGAGTAAGCCGATGGCGTAACCCGTCAGGTCCATTCCGGGCCGACCGTAGAGTTCGATGTACTCCCATTCGGCGTCAGTACCGGGTGGGTTTTCGAACACCTCGTTAATCACGACCTGGGCTGACAAGCCGGCCGGCATCGTGATGCCGACCGCCACAATGATGGTACAACCTAAGGCGAATACCGACCATCTTGACCGCTTCTTCATCAATCCACTCCCTTCATTTGCTGATTTTGATTAATCCTGCACTCGGCGTTTTCACTTCGATATCGTTTAGCCGGTTCACTGCGCGGACGGCCGGACGCGGGGAGCCGTAAAACGGCGCGCACCGCGGGGCCGTCTTCGCGTGGTATCCGGACTCCGAATCCGCGGATTGATCAGCCGGGACAACGAGTGAGGCCGAATCGCAGGGGGCTGCCCCGCACGCGACGGCTTTCTCGTGATTCGGCGAATTCGCCATTACCCGGCCGGTCCCCCATCGAGTTATAGCGATGATGCCAAATCAATGACACCCTCGGCGAACAGACCGCGCCCACGCGCGATCAATCACTGCAACTCAAACCGGCTGTTTGAGCGGCGGCCGATGCTCAAGACGCCGTCGAATACTTCGTTATTCAGGTCCTTTTGACCGTGTGGCGTGGTCGTGGTCAGGATTCCGAATTCGCCATCGCGATCCCGGTCCGTAAAGCTGCCGACATGACCATCTGCAAAGAGGACATTGGCGCGAATCCGATTGTGCTGTTTGAGCGGATTGAAGGAACCCATTCCGTGAGCCGGGCCGAAATCCACGAAATTCTGGGTGCCGTACGGTCCGGCGAAGGGACCGTCCGTCATGGTCTTTACGGCGCGTTCACCGAGTACGTAATCCGTTGGATCAGTGCGTCCGTCGCTGATGAGGGGGACTCGCGAGGACTGCGTATTCTTGAGGCTGCTGAGACTCAGCGCGCCGAATGTGACCTCAAGGCTTCGCAGGCTGCCGCCGCCGGAGGCGGGGTTATATTCTGTGCGGCCCATGTACCAGGACTGGGTGTAGTTCGTGTTGTAGCCTCGATCGATCAGATCGCGAGCCTGATCCGGACCGTAGGTGCCTCCGTTGGGACCGAGTTTCTGGTTGTAGCGTGCGGGATTGGACGGGCACAGCATCTTACCCGGGAAGCCGCTGTTTGAATTGACCAGGTCGGCAACCCATCCGACGGTATCGACGGGGCCGTCGCGGCCCGATGCGACCTCCGGATCGAACGATCCGCTGCAGAGAAACTCGTCATTCATGTTCGAGTAGCCGAGGAAAGCGCTGCCGAACTGCGCGAGAAACGCCTTGCACTGCGTCTCACGTCCGCGCTCCCTCGCGGCACCGAGAGCGGGCAGCAGAATGGAGATGAGAATCGCGATGATCGCGATGACGACCAGAAGCTCGATCAACGTGAAGGCCCGGCGATGCAACATGGAAACCTGCGATGACTTCGGCATCATCAATACGCACCTCGACAATGGAATCACACGATCTGCGTTGTGCCCGAGTTGGCCCGGGCACAGTCCATCACGCCTCATGCCCCAGCCGACCTTGCGGCCAGCCACGGGCACCGCAAGGCTCGATTCTTTCCCCTTCGAGCAAGCACGGCCTACTGGAGGGGGGAGACTAGACGTGGGCTGTGTGACGAACATGATCGAATTATTAAGTTTTCATGAATCGCGGGAGAGTTCGCGAGATCGCCGGGGCTGTGGAATTCCGCGGGAGCTGCAAGTGAAGGAAGCCGGGTGACACATACCAGGCTCCGGCCTGGCGAATATTCGCCCGTCGATCATTCGTTCGGCCAGGGTTTAACGAAAACTTATTGTGAGCGGAATTACTCGCGGCAGACCGCGGCGGTAAGATGCCACCGATGACTTTCCGAAATCGCGACGCAACCCGGCTCGCCCGCCACGCCCTAAACTTGCGTGTCGCCTTGCTCGCGGCAATGATGGCATTTGCTGCGGTCTCGCAGCATGCCGACGCCGATGAGGTTCTCGGAACGCTTCAGCGGATGAATTCACATCTGTCGACGGACATCCCGAACGCCCTGCCGATCCGAATCAACAGTCTGCGCCGCGGACCGAACGACTTCTTTCGGGGCACCGCGGATCTATTTTATTCGTGGTGCCGTGAACATTGCACTGAATGGGCAGCAGACCGGGACGGCGTGGTTCAACTCCACGGAGATATTCACGCGGGGAACATCGGCACCTATCGAATCGGCGGCAATTCCGGCGAGTTGTGTTTTTCGCTTGTGGATCTCGACGAGACGTGCGCCGGTTATTTCGCGTTTGATCTCTTGCGGGCGGCGGTTTCGCTGCGATTCGCCGCAATCGAAAACGGCATCACGCTTTCCGATGAAAAGTGGGAAAGAGTCAGCGAGCAGTTGTGCGACGGCTATGCGAGCGGGCTGTGCGGCGATGTGCCGGACGAACGGCTTCGGTCTGAATTTCCGGTCGTCCGGGCGCTACTCGCGAAGGCCGAAGAAACCGACGCCGCCGAGTACTTCGGGAGATTCGTCGATCGTAGCGATGGTACACGGTTTAGAGACGTAGTCATTAAGAAGGGCCGAGTCGCCGACATCAACGAGACAGTCGATTCCGACGCGCGGTCCGCCGTTGTTTCGTCGCTTCGGGGATTTTTTGACGGCGAGTCAGCAGCAGCCCGACGTCGGCAAATTGGCATCAAGGATGCCCGCGAGCTCGACTCGGCGGTGCTGGATGTGGTGCGTTGGACGCGGCTGGACAGCAGCGGCAGCCAGGGCGTTCGGAAGTTTCTCGTCCTGCTGAAGGCGAACGGCGGTCCGGGCGCGGACATGATGATCCTGCAACTCAAAGAGGAGCCCGCACCGGCCGCGGAACGGGTCGGACTGGTCAAGCCAGCCTCGGGCGCCAATCGTGCGGAGGCGGTCGCCGCCGCTCACGTGCCACTTCAATGTCACCATTCGGAATGGGTTGGCGCGGTCGTGATGGGCGGCGTGCCTTGTCTCGTCAAACCCAAGAGCCCCTATTCCAAGGAGCCCTCAGCCAAGGATTTGAACAGGCCGCGGGAGATTGAAGAGATGGCTCGGCTGATGGGAACGCTGCTGGGTCGAGGTCATGCGAATTCGATCGGCAACGACCCGGGCCGAATTGATGCGATTCGCGAGCGCCTGCGAGCCGCTGCGCCGGTGCTGAACAATCGGTCAGCCGACGCGGCCGTTTTCCTGCGCGAGGCATACGAGTCATTGATAAGAAACCCGGATGCCGCCCGGCTCAGCCAGGTGGCTGAGTCATGGATCGCTGAACGAACCGGCAGACACACGAAGTCGGCGGGCAAGAAGAAGCCGGGGCGTTCCGACTGAATGGAAGATGCAGAGAGATTATGATTACCGCCCGACAATCAGTCATGGTTGAGCAAGCATATATGTCCAACAATGCGAGGCTGCGAAAGTCGATACTGGTCGTCGAGGATGAGGACGATCTGGCCAAGGCCGTCTGTTTTAATCTGGAGCGCGAAGGGTTTGACGTGCGCCGGGTCGATAACGGCAACAGCGCCCTCGTCGAAATCCGGCGCGATCCACCCGATCTGATCGTGCTGGATCGGATGCTGCCGGCAAAATCCGGGGACGAGGTCGCGCAGGAGATTCGCCGCGACCCCGCGACGGCTTCGATTCCCATCATCATGGTGACGGCGAAGGCGGAGGAGTCGGACGAGCTCGTGGGTTTTGCACTCGGCGCG
It encodes the following:
- a CDS encoding prepilin-type N-terminal cleavage/methylation domain-containing protein — encoded protein: MMPKSSQVSMLHRRAFTLIELLVVIAIIAILISILLPALGAARERGRETQCKAFLAQFGSAFLGYSNMNDEFLCSGSFDPEVASGRDGPVDTVGWVADLVNSNSGFPGKMLCPSNPARYNQKLGPNGGTYGPDQARDLIDRGYNTNYTQSWYMGRTEYNPASGGGSLRSLEVTFGALSLSSLKNTQSSRVPLISDGRTDPTDYVLGERAVKTMTDGPFAGPYGTQNFVDFGPAHGMGSFNPLKQHNRIRANVLFADGHVGSFTDRDRDGEFGILTTTTPHGQKDLNNEVFDGVLSIGRRSNSRFELQ
- a CDS encoding DUF2252 family protein; translated protein: MTFRNRDATRLARHALNLRVALLAAMMAFAAVSQHADADEVLGTLQRMNSHLSTDIPNALPIRINSLRRGPNDFFRGTADLFYSWCREHCTEWAADRDGVVQLHGDIHAGNIGTYRIGGNSGELCFSLVDLDETCAGYFAFDLLRAAVSLRFAAIENGITLSDEKWERVSEQLCDGYASGLCGDVPDERLRSEFPVVRALLAKAEETDAAEYFGRFVDRSDGTRFRDVVIKKGRVADINETVDSDARSAVVSSLRGFFDGESAAARRRQIGIKDARELDSAVLDVVRWTRLDSSGSQGVRKFLVLLKANGGPGADMMILQLKEEPAPAAERVGLVKPASGANRAEAVAAAHVPLQCHHSEWVGAVVMGGVPCLVKPKSPYSKEPSAKDLNRPREIEEMARLMGTLLGRGHANSIGNDPGRIDAIRERLRAAAPVLNNRSADAAVFLREAYESLIRNPDAARLSQVAESWIAERTGRHTKSAGKKKPGRSD